Proteins found in one Oncorhynchus mykiss isolate Arlee chromosome 17, USDA_OmykA_1.1, whole genome shotgun sequence genomic segment:
- the LOC110494248 gene encoding tubulin monoglycylase TTLL3 isoform X1 produces MQHMPQGRVRCSPFNLPEINPDRLKTAKALVEKAVQLRRVFSVQGPYPVIRAALQARGWVERRLPHPAPKPAGHCHGEEDGEDGDDSNDDNDRGVEGARGHDPDDMYDLMSRLVRNETTYFYWTTRRDEIDCRSLRKDQMTNHYAKSGTFTTKVGLCVNLRNLQWFDATNPDTFFPRCYRLGADDEKHAFIEDFRRTACTSLLQHIVEMSDGEGREQVEEEKVEENLSQSEGIRVIYCTHTIHCNTLCHSQCQPNKSSPGPRKRRATRLVSPRMIDRALHVCQEFLNSLDHSDIDVTMETPPSLTEQQWVKFMHDYYLVVHEGVGIEGSGVYVERCQAMLNRLQVCPQLETDGLHNIWIIKPGAKSRGRGIMCMNRLEDILRLVDSDPSLIKDSKWVVQKYLERPLLVYATKFDLRQWFLVTDWNPLTVWFYRECYLRFSTQPYSTQTLASSVHLCNNSIQKHFQPSQWRHPEVPKDNMWSCSQFRAFLHAQGQGASWGALVVPGMQRAVVHALQTAQDLVEGRRGSFELYGADFMLGRDLRPWLLEINASPTMAPSTAVTARLCPAVQLDTLKVVLDRRADPGAYTGGFQLIYKQATVEVPQYMGVNLLVEGAPLRRPRLPPHRIRVILDPPLTTHIHTRTNQSASETVDKSSSHRPSPCHRPSGKENQSRLRGNRFHKRDEEGGALGRQHTSPTLRLSQRMATERPLALHSEHQKGAHCLGMSLSRNWPLRLVPRNLSHSLSTPCGILGVDTHPFHPNPHPRPAPGPCTARPFLPQSSLGPPRKAPTRSLPTLYGPIPALEVFGLRPSSLTEPLSGPNSGLRPWPPHTPVPPPLPQAGYGHL; encoded by the exons AGGGGAGGGTGCGTTGCAGTCCGTTTAACCTGCCAGAGATAAACCCAGACAGGCTGAAGACTGCCAAGGCTCTGGTGGAGAAGGCTGTCCAG ctacggAGGGTTTTCTCTGTACAGGGCCCCTATCCTGTGATCCGTGCTGCCTTGCAGGCCAGAGGTTGGGTGGAGCGTCGACTGCCACACCCCGCCCCAAAACCAGCAGGCCATTGTCATGGTGAAGAGGATGGTGAGGATGGGGATGACAGTAATGATGACAACG acagaggggtggagggggcgAGGGGGCACGACCCTGATGACATGTATGACCTCATG TCTCGTCTGGTGCGAAATGAAACAACATACTTCTACTGGACGACACGGAGGGATGAGATTGACTGCCGCTCGTTACGGAAGGACCAGATGACCAATCATTATGCAAAGTCGGGCACTTTCACCACCAAG gtGGGTCTGTGTGTGAACTTGAGGAACCTTCAGTGGTTTGATGCTACAAACCCAGACACATTCTTCCCACGATGTTACAGGCTCGGGGCAGATGATGAGAAACATGCCTTCATTG AAGACTTCAGGAGGACTGCATGTACTAGTCTGCTGCAGCACATAGTGGAAATGAGTgatggagagggaagagagcAAGTAGAGGAAGAAAAGGTGGAAGAGAACTTGTCACAATCCGAGGGTATCAGAGTGATatactgcacacacacaatacattgcAATACATTGTGCCATTCTCAATGTCAACCCAATAAGTCTTCTCCAGGCCCTAGGAAACGCAGAGCAACTCGATTGGTCAGTCCAAGAATGATTGACAGGGCTTTGCACGTATGCCAGGAGTTTCTCAACAGCTTGGACCACAGTGACattgatgtcaccatggaaacgcCACCCTCCCTCACAGAACAGCAGTGGGTCAAGTTCATGCATGACTACTACCTGGTCGTCCA tgaaggTGTGGGGATCGAGGGTAGTGGTGTGTATGTGGAGCGTTGTCAGGCCATGCTGAATAGACTACAGGTGTGTCCACAGCTGGAGACGGATGGCCTCCACAACATCTGGATCATCAAACCAGGGGCCAAGTCACGGGGCAGgg GTATAATGTGTATGAATCGCCTCGAGGATATCCTGAGGCTGGTGGACAGTGACCCATCCCTAATCAAGGACAGTAAGTGGGTGGTGCAGAAGTACCTGGAGCGCCCCCTGTTGGTCTATGCCACCAAGTTTGACCTGCGCCAGTGGTTCCTGGTCACAGACTGGAACCCCCTGACCGTGTGGTTCTACCGCGAGTGCTACCTGCGCTTCTCCACCCAACCCTACTCCACACAAACCCTGGCTAG CTCGGTCCACCTGTgcaacaactccattcagaagCATTTCCAGCCGTCTCAATGGCGCCACCCGGAGGTGCCCAAGGACAACATGTGGTCGTGCTCCCAGTTCCGGGCCTTCCTGCATGCCCAGGGCCAGGGGGCATCGTGGGGGGCGCTGGTGGTGCCTGGGATGCAGCGGGCAGTGGTCCACGCCCTCCAGACGGCCCAGGACCTGGTGGAGGGGCGCAGGGGCAGCTTTGAGCTCTACGGGGCAGACTTCATGCTGGGTCGGGACCTGAGGCCCTGGCTACTGGAGATCAACGCCAGCCCCACGATGGCCCCCTCCACGGCAGTCACCGCCCGCCTCTGCCCTGCCGTGCAGCTGGATACCCTGAAGGTGGTGCTGGACCGACGGGCAGACCCTGGTGCCTACACAGGGGGCTTTCAGCTCATCTACAAACAG GCTACAGTTGAAGTCCCTCAGTACATGGGAGTTAACCTGCTGGTGGAGGGAGCCCCGCTAAGACGACCCAGACTGCCCCCACATAGAATCCGTGTCATCCTTGACCCCCCTCTcaccacacacattcacacccgCACCAACCAATCAGCCTCAGAAACAGTGGACAAATCCTCTAGTCATAGACCATCTCCATGCCACCGCCCCTCAGGCAAAGAGAACCAATCAAGGTTAAGGGGGAATAGGTTCCACAAAAGAGATGAAGAGGGTGGAGCTCTGGGGCGCCAGCACACCTCCCCTACTCTGAGGTTGTCTCAGAGAATGGCAACAGAGCGCCCTCTGGCACTCCACAGCGAGCACCAGAAGGGGGCTCATTGCCTGGGGATGAGTCTCAGCAGAAATTGGCCTCTCCGCCTGGTTCCCAGGAATCTGTCCCACTCCCTTAGCACCCCCTGTGGCATTTTAGGGGTTGACACCCACCCCTTTCaccctaacccccaccccaggcCTGCCCCAGGACCCTGCACCGCCCGGCCCTTCCTCCCCCAGTCCTCCCTGGGACCCCCACGCAAGGCTCCAACCCGGAGCCTGCCCACCCTCTACGGCCCCATCCCAGCCCTGGAGGTCTTTGGCCTGCGCCCCAGCTCACTGACAGAACCCTTATCTGGGCCCAACTCTGGCCTCCGACCCTGGCCTCCGCATACACCAGTTCCTCCCCCACTTCCACAGGCAGGCTATGGCCACCTATAA
- the LOC110494248 gene encoding tubulin monoglycylase TTLL3 isoform X2 yields MQHMPQGRVRCSPFNLPEINPDRLKTAKALVEKAVQLRRVFSVQGPYPVIRAALQARGWVERRLPHPAPKPAGHCHGEEDGEDGDDSNDDNDRGVEGARGHDPDDMYDLMSRLVRNETTYFYWTTRRDEIDCRSLRKDQMTNHYAKSGTFTTKVGLCVNLRNLQWFDATNPDTFFPRCYRLGADDEKHAFIDFRRTACTSLLQHIVEMSDGEGREQVEEEKVEENLSQSEGIRVIYCTHTIHCNTLCHSQCQPNKSSPGPRKRRATRLVSPRMIDRALHVCQEFLNSLDHSDIDVTMETPPSLTEQQWVKFMHDYYLVVHEGVGIEGSGVYVERCQAMLNRLQVCPQLETDGLHNIWIIKPGAKSRGRGIMCMNRLEDILRLVDSDPSLIKDSKWVVQKYLERPLLVYATKFDLRQWFLVTDWNPLTVWFYRECYLRFSTQPYSTQTLASSVHLCNNSIQKHFQPSQWRHPEVPKDNMWSCSQFRAFLHAQGQGASWGALVVPGMQRAVVHALQTAQDLVEGRRGSFELYGADFMLGRDLRPWLLEINASPTMAPSTAVTARLCPAVQLDTLKVVLDRRADPGAYTGGFQLIYKQATVEVPQYMGVNLLVEGAPLRRPRLPPHRIRVILDPPLTTHIHTRTNQSASETVDKSSSHRPSPCHRPSGKENQSRLRGNRFHKRDEEGGALGRQHTSPTLRLSQRMATERPLALHSEHQKGAHCLGMSLSRNWPLRLVPRNLSHSLSTPCGILGVDTHPFHPNPHPRPAPGPCTARPFLPQSSLGPPRKAPTRSLPTLYGPIPALEVFGLRPSSLTEPLSGPNSGLRPWPPHTPVPPPLPQAGYGHL; encoded by the exons AGGGGAGGGTGCGTTGCAGTCCGTTTAACCTGCCAGAGATAAACCCAGACAGGCTGAAGACTGCCAAGGCTCTGGTGGAGAAGGCTGTCCAG ctacggAGGGTTTTCTCTGTACAGGGCCCCTATCCTGTGATCCGTGCTGCCTTGCAGGCCAGAGGTTGGGTGGAGCGTCGACTGCCACACCCCGCCCCAAAACCAGCAGGCCATTGTCATGGTGAAGAGGATGGTGAGGATGGGGATGACAGTAATGATGACAACG acagaggggtggagggggcgAGGGGGCACGACCCTGATGACATGTATGACCTCATG TCTCGTCTGGTGCGAAATGAAACAACATACTTCTACTGGACGACACGGAGGGATGAGATTGACTGCCGCTCGTTACGGAAGGACCAGATGACCAATCATTATGCAAAGTCGGGCACTTTCACCACCAAG gtGGGTCTGTGTGTGAACTTGAGGAACCTTCAGTGGTTTGATGCTACAAACCCAGACACATTCTTCCCACGATGTTACAGGCTCGGGGCAGATGATGAGAAACATGCCTTCATTG ACTTCAGGAGGACTGCATGTACTAGTCTGCTGCAGCACATAGTGGAAATGAGTgatggagagggaagagagcAAGTAGAGGAAGAAAAGGTGGAAGAGAACTTGTCACAATCCGAGGGTATCAGAGTGATatactgcacacacacaatacattgcAATACATTGTGCCATTCTCAATGTCAACCCAATAAGTCTTCTCCAGGCCCTAGGAAACGCAGAGCAACTCGATTGGTCAGTCCAAGAATGATTGACAGGGCTTTGCACGTATGCCAGGAGTTTCTCAACAGCTTGGACCACAGTGACattgatgtcaccatggaaacgcCACCCTCCCTCACAGAACAGCAGTGGGTCAAGTTCATGCATGACTACTACCTGGTCGTCCA tgaaggTGTGGGGATCGAGGGTAGTGGTGTGTATGTGGAGCGTTGTCAGGCCATGCTGAATAGACTACAGGTGTGTCCACAGCTGGAGACGGATGGCCTCCACAACATCTGGATCATCAAACCAGGGGCCAAGTCACGGGGCAGgg GTATAATGTGTATGAATCGCCTCGAGGATATCCTGAGGCTGGTGGACAGTGACCCATCCCTAATCAAGGACAGTAAGTGGGTGGTGCAGAAGTACCTGGAGCGCCCCCTGTTGGTCTATGCCACCAAGTTTGACCTGCGCCAGTGGTTCCTGGTCACAGACTGGAACCCCCTGACCGTGTGGTTCTACCGCGAGTGCTACCTGCGCTTCTCCACCCAACCCTACTCCACACAAACCCTGGCTAG CTCGGTCCACCTGTgcaacaactccattcagaagCATTTCCAGCCGTCTCAATGGCGCCACCCGGAGGTGCCCAAGGACAACATGTGGTCGTGCTCCCAGTTCCGGGCCTTCCTGCATGCCCAGGGCCAGGGGGCATCGTGGGGGGCGCTGGTGGTGCCTGGGATGCAGCGGGCAGTGGTCCACGCCCTCCAGACGGCCCAGGACCTGGTGGAGGGGCGCAGGGGCAGCTTTGAGCTCTACGGGGCAGACTTCATGCTGGGTCGGGACCTGAGGCCCTGGCTACTGGAGATCAACGCCAGCCCCACGATGGCCCCCTCCACGGCAGTCACCGCCCGCCTCTGCCCTGCCGTGCAGCTGGATACCCTGAAGGTGGTGCTGGACCGACGGGCAGACCCTGGTGCCTACACAGGGGGCTTTCAGCTCATCTACAAACAG GCTACAGTTGAAGTCCCTCAGTACATGGGAGTTAACCTGCTGGTGGAGGGAGCCCCGCTAAGACGACCCAGACTGCCCCCACATAGAATCCGTGTCATCCTTGACCCCCCTCTcaccacacacattcacacccgCACCAACCAATCAGCCTCAGAAACAGTGGACAAATCCTCTAGTCATAGACCATCTCCATGCCACCGCCCCTCAGGCAAAGAGAACCAATCAAGGTTAAGGGGGAATAGGTTCCACAAAAGAGATGAAGAGGGTGGAGCTCTGGGGCGCCAGCACACCTCCCCTACTCTGAGGTTGTCTCAGAGAATGGCAACAGAGCGCCCTCTGGCACTCCACAGCGAGCACCAGAAGGGGGCTCATTGCCTGGGGATGAGTCTCAGCAGAAATTGGCCTCTCCGCCTGGTTCCCAGGAATCTGTCCCACTCCCTTAGCACCCCCTGTGGCATTTTAGGGGTTGACACCCACCCCTTTCaccctaacccccaccccaggcCTGCCCCAGGACCCTGCACCGCCCGGCCCTTCCTCCCCCAGTCCTCCCTGGGACCCCCACGCAAGGCTCCAACCCGGAGCCTGCCCACCCTCTACGGCCCCATCCCAGCCCTGGAGGTCTTTGGCCTGCGCCCCAGCTCACTGACAGAACCCTTATCTGGGCCCAACTCTGGCCTCCGACCCTGGCCTCCGCATACACCAGTTCCTCCCCCACTTCCACAGGCAGGCTATGGCCACCTATAA
- the LOC110494248 gene encoding tubulin monoglycylase TTLL3 isoform X5, giving the protein MQHMPQGRVRCSPFNLPEINPDRLKTAKALVEKAVQLRRVFSVQGPYPVIRAALQARGWVERRLPHPAPKPAGHCHGEEDGEDGDDSNDDNDRGVEGARGHDPDDMYDLMSRLVRNETTYFYWTTRRDEIDCRSLRKDQMTNHYAKSGTFTTKVGLCVNLRNLQWFDATNPDTFFPRCYRLGADDEKHAFIDFRRTACTSLLQHIVEMSDGEGREQVEEEKVEENLSQSEGPRKRRATRLVSPRMIDRALHVCQEFLNSLDHSDIDVTMETPPSLTEQQWVKFMHDYYLVVHEGVGIEGSGVYVERCQAMLNRLQVCPQLETDGLHNIWIIKPGAKSRGRGIMCMNRLEDILRLVDSDPSLIKDSKWVVQKYLERPLLVYATKFDLRQWFLVTDWNPLTVWFYRECYLRFSTQPYSTQTLASSVHLCNNSIQKHFQPSQWRHPEVPKDNMWSCSQFRAFLHAQGQGASWGALVVPGMQRAVVHALQTAQDLVEGRRGSFELYGADFMLGRDLRPWLLEINASPTMAPSTAVTARLCPAVQLDTLKVVLDRRADPGAYTGGFQLIYKQATVEVPQYMGVNLLVEGAPLRRPRLPPHRIRVILDPPLTTHIHTRTNQSASETVDKSSSHRPSPCHRPSGKENQSRLRGNRFHKRDEEGGALGRQHTSPTLRLSQRMATERPLALHSEHQKGAHCLGMSLSRNWPLRLVPRNLSHSLSTPCGILGVDTHPFHPNPHPRPAPGPCTARPFLPQSSLGPPRKAPTRSLPTLYGPIPALEVFGLRPSSLTEPLSGPNSGLRPWPPHTPVPPPLPQAGYGHL; this is encoded by the exons AGGGGAGGGTGCGTTGCAGTCCGTTTAACCTGCCAGAGATAAACCCAGACAGGCTGAAGACTGCCAAGGCTCTGGTGGAGAAGGCTGTCCAG ctacggAGGGTTTTCTCTGTACAGGGCCCCTATCCTGTGATCCGTGCTGCCTTGCAGGCCAGAGGTTGGGTGGAGCGTCGACTGCCACACCCCGCCCCAAAACCAGCAGGCCATTGTCATGGTGAAGAGGATGGTGAGGATGGGGATGACAGTAATGATGACAACG acagaggggtggagggggcgAGGGGGCACGACCCTGATGACATGTATGACCTCATG TCTCGTCTGGTGCGAAATGAAACAACATACTTCTACTGGACGACACGGAGGGATGAGATTGACTGCCGCTCGTTACGGAAGGACCAGATGACCAATCATTATGCAAAGTCGGGCACTTTCACCACCAAG gtGGGTCTGTGTGTGAACTTGAGGAACCTTCAGTGGTTTGATGCTACAAACCCAGACACATTCTTCCCACGATGTTACAGGCTCGGGGCAGATGATGAGAAACATGCCTTCATTG ACTTCAGGAGGACTGCATGTACTAGTCTGCTGCAGCACATAGTGGAAATGAGTgatggagagggaagagagcAAGTAGAGGAAGAAAAGGTGGAAGAGAACTTGTCACAATCCGAGG GCCCTAGGAAACGCAGAGCAACTCGATTGGTCAGTCCAAGAATGATTGACAGGGCTTTGCACGTATGCCAGGAGTTTCTCAACAGCTTGGACCACAGTGACattgatgtcaccatggaaacgcCACCCTCCCTCACAGAACAGCAGTGGGTCAAGTTCATGCATGACTACTACCTGGTCGTCCA tgaaggTGTGGGGATCGAGGGTAGTGGTGTGTATGTGGAGCGTTGTCAGGCCATGCTGAATAGACTACAGGTGTGTCCACAGCTGGAGACGGATGGCCTCCACAACATCTGGATCATCAAACCAGGGGCCAAGTCACGGGGCAGgg GTATAATGTGTATGAATCGCCTCGAGGATATCCTGAGGCTGGTGGACAGTGACCCATCCCTAATCAAGGACAGTAAGTGGGTGGTGCAGAAGTACCTGGAGCGCCCCCTGTTGGTCTATGCCACCAAGTTTGACCTGCGCCAGTGGTTCCTGGTCACAGACTGGAACCCCCTGACCGTGTGGTTCTACCGCGAGTGCTACCTGCGCTTCTCCACCCAACCCTACTCCACACAAACCCTGGCTAG CTCGGTCCACCTGTgcaacaactccattcagaagCATTTCCAGCCGTCTCAATGGCGCCACCCGGAGGTGCCCAAGGACAACATGTGGTCGTGCTCCCAGTTCCGGGCCTTCCTGCATGCCCAGGGCCAGGGGGCATCGTGGGGGGCGCTGGTGGTGCCTGGGATGCAGCGGGCAGTGGTCCACGCCCTCCAGACGGCCCAGGACCTGGTGGAGGGGCGCAGGGGCAGCTTTGAGCTCTACGGGGCAGACTTCATGCTGGGTCGGGACCTGAGGCCCTGGCTACTGGAGATCAACGCCAGCCCCACGATGGCCCCCTCCACGGCAGTCACCGCCCGCCTCTGCCCTGCCGTGCAGCTGGATACCCTGAAGGTGGTGCTGGACCGACGGGCAGACCCTGGTGCCTACACAGGGGGCTTTCAGCTCATCTACAAACAG GCTACAGTTGAAGTCCCTCAGTACATGGGAGTTAACCTGCTGGTGGAGGGAGCCCCGCTAAGACGACCCAGACTGCCCCCACATAGAATCCGTGTCATCCTTGACCCCCCTCTcaccacacacattcacacccgCACCAACCAATCAGCCTCAGAAACAGTGGACAAATCCTCTAGTCATAGACCATCTCCATGCCACCGCCCCTCAGGCAAAGAGAACCAATCAAGGTTAAGGGGGAATAGGTTCCACAAAAGAGATGAAGAGGGTGGAGCTCTGGGGCGCCAGCACACCTCCCCTACTCTGAGGTTGTCTCAGAGAATGGCAACAGAGCGCCCTCTGGCACTCCACAGCGAGCACCAGAAGGGGGCTCATTGCCTGGGGATGAGTCTCAGCAGAAATTGGCCTCTCCGCCTGGTTCCCAGGAATCTGTCCCACTCCCTTAGCACCCCCTGTGGCATTTTAGGGGTTGACACCCACCCCTTTCaccctaacccccaccccaggcCTGCCCCAGGACCCTGCACCGCCCGGCCCTTCCTCCCCCAGTCCTCCCTGGGACCCCCACGCAAGGCTCCAACCCGGAGCCTGCCCACCCTCTACGGCCCCATCCCAGCCCTGGAGGTCTTTGGCCTGCGCCCCAGCTCACTGACAGAACCCTTATCTGGGCCCAACTCTGGCCTCCGACCCTGGCCTCCGCATACACCAGTTCCTCCCCCACTTCCACAGGCAGGCTATGGCCACCTATAA
- the LOC110494248 gene encoding tubulin monoglycylase TTLL3 isoform X3: MQHMPQGRVRCSPFNLPEINPDRLKTAKALVEKAVQLRRVFSVQGPYPVIRAALQARGWVERRLPHPAPKPAGHCHGEEDGEDGDDSNDDNDRGVEGARGHDPDDMYDLMSRLVRNETTYFYWTTRRDEIDCRSLRKDQMTNHYAKSGTFTTKVGLCVNLRNLQWFDATNPDTFFPRCYRLGADDEKHAFIEDFRRTACTSLLQHIVEMSDGEGREQVEEEKVEENLSQSEGIRVIYCTHTIHCNTLCHSQCQPNKSSPGPRKRRATRLVSPRMIDRALHVCQEFLNSLDHSDIDVTMETPPSLTEQHEGVGIEGSGVYVERCQAMLNRLQVCPQLETDGLHNIWIIKPGAKSRGRGIMCMNRLEDILRLVDSDPSLIKDSKWVVQKYLERPLLVYATKFDLRQWFLVTDWNPLTVWFYRECYLRFSTQPYSTQTLASSVHLCNNSIQKHFQPSQWRHPEVPKDNMWSCSQFRAFLHAQGQGASWGALVVPGMQRAVVHALQTAQDLVEGRRGSFELYGADFMLGRDLRPWLLEINASPTMAPSTAVTARLCPAVQLDTLKVVLDRRADPGAYTGGFQLIYKQATVEVPQYMGVNLLVEGAPLRRPRLPPHRIRVILDPPLTTHIHTRTNQSASETVDKSSSHRPSPCHRPSGKENQSRLRGNRFHKRDEEGGALGRQHTSPTLRLSQRMATERPLALHSEHQKGAHCLGMSLSRNWPLRLVPRNLSHSLSTPCGILGVDTHPFHPNPHPRPAPGPCTARPFLPQSSLGPPRKAPTRSLPTLYGPIPALEVFGLRPSSLTEPLSGPNSGLRPWPPHTPVPPPLPQAGYGHL, from the exons AGGGGAGGGTGCGTTGCAGTCCGTTTAACCTGCCAGAGATAAACCCAGACAGGCTGAAGACTGCCAAGGCTCTGGTGGAGAAGGCTGTCCAG ctacggAGGGTTTTCTCTGTACAGGGCCCCTATCCTGTGATCCGTGCTGCCTTGCAGGCCAGAGGTTGGGTGGAGCGTCGACTGCCACACCCCGCCCCAAAACCAGCAGGCCATTGTCATGGTGAAGAGGATGGTGAGGATGGGGATGACAGTAATGATGACAACG acagaggggtggagggggcgAGGGGGCACGACCCTGATGACATGTATGACCTCATG TCTCGTCTGGTGCGAAATGAAACAACATACTTCTACTGGACGACACGGAGGGATGAGATTGACTGCCGCTCGTTACGGAAGGACCAGATGACCAATCATTATGCAAAGTCGGGCACTTTCACCACCAAG gtGGGTCTGTGTGTGAACTTGAGGAACCTTCAGTGGTTTGATGCTACAAACCCAGACACATTCTTCCCACGATGTTACAGGCTCGGGGCAGATGATGAGAAACATGCCTTCATTG AAGACTTCAGGAGGACTGCATGTACTAGTCTGCTGCAGCACATAGTGGAAATGAGTgatggagagggaagagagcAAGTAGAGGAAGAAAAGGTGGAAGAGAACTTGTCACAATCCGAGGGTATCAGAGTGATatactgcacacacacaatacattgcAATACATTGTGCCATTCTCAATGTCAACCCAATAAGTCTTCTCCAGGCCCTAGGAAACGCAGAGCAACTCGATTGGTCAGTCCAAGAATGATTGACAGGGCTTTGCACGTATGCCAGGAGTTTCTCAACAGCTTGGACCACAGTGACattgatgtcaccatggaaacgcCACCCTCCCTCACAGAACAGCA tgaaggTGTGGGGATCGAGGGTAGTGGTGTGTATGTGGAGCGTTGTCAGGCCATGCTGAATAGACTACAGGTGTGTCCACAGCTGGAGACGGATGGCCTCCACAACATCTGGATCATCAAACCAGGGGCCAAGTCACGGGGCAGgg GTATAATGTGTATGAATCGCCTCGAGGATATCCTGAGGCTGGTGGACAGTGACCCATCCCTAATCAAGGACAGTAAGTGGGTGGTGCAGAAGTACCTGGAGCGCCCCCTGTTGGTCTATGCCACCAAGTTTGACCTGCGCCAGTGGTTCCTGGTCACAGACTGGAACCCCCTGACCGTGTGGTTCTACCGCGAGTGCTACCTGCGCTTCTCCACCCAACCCTACTCCACACAAACCCTGGCTAG CTCGGTCCACCTGTgcaacaactccattcagaagCATTTCCAGCCGTCTCAATGGCGCCACCCGGAGGTGCCCAAGGACAACATGTGGTCGTGCTCCCAGTTCCGGGCCTTCCTGCATGCCCAGGGCCAGGGGGCATCGTGGGGGGCGCTGGTGGTGCCTGGGATGCAGCGGGCAGTGGTCCACGCCCTCCAGACGGCCCAGGACCTGGTGGAGGGGCGCAGGGGCAGCTTTGAGCTCTACGGGGCAGACTTCATGCTGGGTCGGGACCTGAGGCCCTGGCTACTGGAGATCAACGCCAGCCCCACGATGGCCCCCTCCACGGCAGTCACCGCCCGCCTCTGCCCTGCCGTGCAGCTGGATACCCTGAAGGTGGTGCTGGACCGACGGGCAGACCCTGGTGCCTACACAGGGGGCTTTCAGCTCATCTACAAACAG GCTACAGTTGAAGTCCCTCAGTACATGGGAGTTAACCTGCTGGTGGAGGGAGCCCCGCTAAGACGACCCAGACTGCCCCCACATAGAATCCGTGTCATCCTTGACCCCCCTCTcaccacacacattcacacccgCACCAACCAATCAGCCTCAGAAACAGTGGACAAATCCTCTAGTCATAGACCATCTCCATGCCACCGCCCCTCAGGCAAAGAGAACCAATCAAGGTTAAGGGGGAATAGGTTCCACAAAAGAGATGAAGAGGGTGGAGCTCTGGGGCGCCAGCACACCTCCCCTACTCTGAGGTTGTCTCAGAGAATGGCAACAGAGCGCCCTCTGGCACTCCACAGCGAGCACCAGAAGGGGGCTCATTGCCTGGGGATGAGTCTCAGCAGAAATTGGCCTCTCCGCCTGGTTCCCAGGAATCTGTCCCACTCCCTTAGCACCCCCTGTGGCATTTTAGGGGTTGACACCCACCCCTTTCaccctaacccccaccccaggcCTGCCCCAGGACCCTGCACCGCCCGGCCCTTCCTCCCCCAGTCCTCCCTGGGACCCCCACGCAAGGCTCCAACCCGGAGCCTGCCCACCCTCTACGGCCCCATCCCAGCCCTGGAGGTCTTTGGCCTGCGCCCCAGCTCACTGACAGAACCCTTATCTGGGCCCAACTCTGGCCTCCGACCCTGGCCTCCGCATACACCAGTTCCTCCCCCACTTCCACAGGCAGGCTATGGCCACCTATAA